In the Wyeomyia smithii strain HCP4-BCI-WySm-NY-G18 chromosome 2, ASM2978416v1, whole genome shotgun sequence genome, one interval contains:
- the LOC129721779 gene encoding zinc transporter ZIP11: MIQGYGPVTQALLGTLLTWGLTALGSAMVIFLRGNQRKSLDISLGFAAGVMVAASFWSLLAPAIELAESSNMYGSKGEFAFIPVAVGFLLGAIFVYGTDRVISFLGINSPTMMIALTHANKDKADIAIDDQVSSLEHGRSSYAGVTPNPQDHSLAIGMDSFADCLNAQHENVSRKRRKGSEHSKEQSLYTNATQSQIDAQLSQWKRIMLLVVAITVHNIPEGLAVGVSFGAIGTTESATFEAARNLAIGIGIQNFPEGLAVSLPLHAAGFSLGKSFWYGQLSGMVEPIFGVLGAVAVSLATIILPYALSFAAGAMIYIVADDILPEAHASGNGQLATWGTVAGFVVMMCLDVGLG, from the exons ATGATTCAAGGCTACGGTCCGGTAACACAGGCCTTGCTGGGAACCCTGCTAACATGGGGTCTGACGGCACTCGGTTCGGCAATGGTGATCTTTCTGCGAGGCAACCAGCGCAAATCGTTGGACATTTCGTTGGGATTTGCCGCTGGCGTGATGGTCGCCGCCAGTTTCTGGTCACTGTTAGCACCCGCTATTGAGCTGGCTGAAAGTTCCAACATGTACGGCAGCAAGGGTGAGTTTGCCTTCATACCGGTGGCAGTTGGATTTCTGCTAGGAGCCATCTTTGTGTATGGAACCGATAGAGTTATCTCGTTCCTGGGTATTAACAGTCCGACCATGATGATTGCGTTGACTCATGCCAACAAAGACAAGGCGGACATTGCGATTGACGATCAGGTTTCGTCACTGGAACATGGGAGAAGCTCTTATGCTGGAGTCACACCAAACCCACAGGACCATTCGCTTGCAATCGGGATGGACAGTTTTGCCGATTGTCTTAACGCACAGCATGAAAACGTTTCGAGGAAGCGAAGGAAGGGCAGCGAACATTCGAAGGAGCAATCTCTCTACACTAACGCCACTCAAAGTCAGATCGACGCTCAGCTATCTCAGTGGAAACGAATCATGCTGCTAGTGGTAGCTATTACCGTTCACAACATTCCTGAAGGATTAGCAGTGGGTGTAAGCTTTGGTGCAATCGGAACGACAGAGTCGGCAACGTTTGAGGCGGCCCGGAATTTAGCTATCGGTATTGGTATTCAAAACTTTCCTGAAGGATTGGCCGTTAGCCTGCCGCTACATGCAGCCGGTTTTAGTCTGGGTAAAAGCTTCTGGTACGGTCAGCTTTCGGGGATGGTAGAACCGATCTTCGGAGTTCTCGGTGCAGTTGCTGTGAGTCTCGCTACGATTATTTTACCCTATGCGCTGTCGTTCGCCGCTGGCGCTATGATTTATATTGTTGCGGACGATATTTTGCCTGAGGCGCATGCTAG TGGCAATGGTCAGTTAGCGACCTGGGGAACTGTCGCAGGTTTCGTTGTAATGATGTGCCTCGATGTTGGGCTTGGTTAA
- the LOC129724763 gene encoding uncharacterized protein LOC129724763, whose product MPEVMPTPTKEKWRKIANDFETQWNFPNCVAAIDGKHVTINKPANSGSKYFNYKKTYSVVLLALVDAHGNFIAVDVGSFGKESDGGIFASSNMGKRFQNGTFAMPEDAPLPGTNQSAPFVVVGDEAFPLKTYLMRPYPGQNLDDAKRIFNYRLSRARRVSENAFGMLAAWCRMYCRTIHANPENIDYLIFSSCVLHNHIRTFHGVTPAYSASSSEDQVSPCLSKLPAQGGNSSRNAFNARESFKNYFNSTEGLVPWQ is encoded by the coding sequence ATGCCAGAGGTAATGCCGACACCCACCAAAGAAAAGTGGAGGAAAATTGCGAATGATTTTGAAACGCAGTGGAATTTCCCCAACTGCGTGGCCGCTATCGATGGGAAGCACGTCACTATTAATAAACCAGCCAATAGCGGAAGCAAGTACTTCAACTACAAAAAAACGTATTCTGTGGTGCTGCTTGCCTTGGTTGATGCCCATGGTAATTTTATAGCGGTTGATGTGGGAAGTTTTGGAAAAGAGAGCGATGGTGGGATTTTCGCGAGCTCCAATATGGGGAAAAGGTTCCAAAATGGTACTTTTGCCATGCCCGAGGATGCACCCTTACCCGGAACAAACCAATCCGCACCTTTCGTCGTCGTCGGTGATGAGGCATTCCCGCTCAAAACGTACCTCATGCGACCATATCCGGGTCAAAATCTTGATGACGCCAAACGGATTTTCAACTACCGTCTCAGCCGTGCCAGAAGGGTGTCCGAAAATGCATTTGGCATGCTTGCTGCGTGGTGCCGAATGTATTGCCGTACCATTCATGCAAACCCGGAAAACATAGATTATCTGATTTTTTCGAGCTGCGTGCTGCATAACCACATCCGCACATTCCATGGTGTAACGCCTGCATACAGTGCGTCTTCATCGGAAGATCAAGTGTCGCCCTGCCTTTCGAAACTGCCAGCTCAAGGAGGAAATTCTTCCAGAAATGCCTTTAATGCTCGGGAATCATTCAAGAATTATTTTAATTCTACTGAAGGATTGGTCCCgtggcaatga